GATGGAGACCGGGTCCTTGCCGTCACCATAGACGATACCGGGCACCTTGCCGTCGCGGCGAGCCTGGCGAGCGGCCCCCTTGCCCGACCCCGCACGTGCCTCGGCCACCAGATTCGGAATCTCTTTGGCCATTTTTCTAATCCTTAACCATTGTTGGGGGCGCCATCCTCCAAGGGTGCGTGGCGCCAGGGGGTGCCCCTAGCGCAAAACGGCCGGGATGTGAAGCGTCAAACGTATTGGGTTTGACTTGTCATCGCCCCGACACATATGCCGGGCCGGAGGGTCTGGCCAGAGGGGCGGCGGATGCAGCGGATGATCGCGGTCGATTACCTGCGGGTGGTTCTGGCGGGTTTCGTGGTCGTGGCCCATTCGGGCCTGGCGCGCCAGTCGATCCGCGACGCGGGCGAGGCCGGTCTGGTCTGGCTGGCCTTGGGCAACAGCGTGCTGCGCGTGGCCGTGCCGGTCTTCACGCTGATCGCGGGCTGGTTTCTGGCGGGCGTGATGCGGCGGGGCGGGCTGTCGGGCTGGGCGGGGCATCTGCTGGTGCTCTATGCGGTCTGGTCGGCGATCTATCTGGTGTTCCTGGGCCCCTATTACGCGAACCGGCCGCTGGCGCTGACCGGGTCCGAGCTGGTCCTGGGCTTCATGCATCTGTGGTTCCTGCAGGGGCTGGCCGTGGCCGGGGTGCTGCTGGCGGGCTTTGCCGCCTTGGGCCGGGGGGCTGTCGCGGCATCGGCGGTGGTGCTGGGGGGCGCCGGGCTGGCGCTGCAATATGCGCGCATGGCCGGCCTGTCCGAGGTGCCGATGGAGCATTACCGCAACGGGCCGCTCTATCTCTATCCCTATCTGGCGATGGGCTGGCTGATGGCGCAGGGCCTGCCGCGGATCGGGGCGGGGTGGCTCTGGGCCGCGGCGGTGCTGGGGCTGGCGGCCTGCGTGGCCGAGAACCTGTTCTGGCTGCACCGCATCGGCGAGGACCCCCTGCTGGAGATGCCGCCGGGCCATCTGCTGGCCTG
Above is a genomic segment from Paracoccus aestuarii containing:
- a CDS encoding acyltransferase family protein, whose product is MQRMIAVDYLRVVLAGFVVVAHSGLARQSIRDAGEAGLVWLALGNSVLRVAVPVFTLIAGWFLAGVMRRGGLSGWAGHLLVLYAVWSAIYLVFLGPYYANRPLALTGSELVLGFMHLWFLQGLAVAGVLLAGFAALGRGAVAASAVVLGGAGLALQYARMAGLSEVPMEHYRNGPLYLYPYLAMGWLMAQGLPRIGAGWLWAAAVLGLAACVAENLFWLHRIGEDPLLEMPPGHLLACPAILLLVMRWRLPRTDLPLGRAAAAIYVAHVLVLQGLPMLGIDHPPTGAVLGFLLPLAVVLALDRRRAGQATGYSSRNPRGINRF